The Candidatus Hydrogenedentota bacterium DNA segment GTCTTGATCTGGCCGGCATTGATGGCCACGGCAATGTCGGCAATCGTGGCGTCTTCTGTCTCGCCGCTGCGGTGCGAGATCACCGTGGCATAGCCGGCCCGGTGCGCCATCTGGCAGGTGTCCAGGGTTTCAGTGAGGGTGCCGATCTGGTTCACCTTGACCAGGATCGCATTGGCAACACCCTCGCGAATGCCGCGGCTCAAGTATTCCGTATTCGTCACAAACAGGTCATCGCCAACGAGTTGCAACTGGTCGCCCAATTTGGCCGTCAGCTTGGCCCAATTGGGCCAGTCCTCCTCGGCCAAGCCGTCCTCCAGCGATATGATCGGATATGCGCCCGCCCATTCCTCCCAGAAAGCGACCATGGCGTCGGCGTTCTTCTTGGGGTCCTTCTCGGCTTCAAGCCGGTACTCGTTCTTGTCCCCCTTATAGAAGCTGCTGGCAGCGGCGTCCAAGGCGATCCAGACATCCTTCCCCGGCTCGTACTTGGCGGCCTCAATCGCCTCCAAAATGACCTTGACCGCCTCGACGTTCGAGGTAAGGTTCGGCGCGAACCCGCCCTCGTCGCCTACGGACGTGTTCAATCCTTTCTTCTTCAGCACTTTCTTGAGCGAATGAAACACCTCGGCGCCCATGCGCAGCGCTTCGCGGAAAGTCGGCGCGCCCGCGGGCACCACCATGAACTCCTGAATATCGACATTATTGTCTGCGTGCTGGCCGCCGTTCAGGATGTTCATCATGGGAACGGGCAGCGTATAGGCGTTTGTGCCTCCAATATAGCGATACAGCGGCAGGTCCAGGTACGCGGCCGCGGCCTTGGCCGTCGCCAGCGAAACGCCGAGAATGGCGTTCGCGCCGAGCTTGCCCTTGTTGCGCGTGCCATC contains these protein-coding regions:
- the eno gene encoding phosphopyruvate hydratase; translated protein: MTRIKGIQGREILDSRGNPTVEVDVYLESGVMGRAAVPSGASTGVNEAVELRDNDQKRYLGKGVEKAVANVNEIIAGALTDAEALDQREVDRRLCELDGTRNKGKLGANAILGVSLATAKAAAAYLDLPLYRYIGGTNAYTLPVPMMNILNGGQHADNNVDIQEFMVVPAGAPTFREALRMGAEVFHSLKKVLKKKGLNTSVGDEGGFAPNLTSNVEAVKVILEAIEAAKYEPGKDVWIALDAAASSFYKGDKNEYRLEAEKDPKKNADAMVAFWEEWAGAYPIISLEDGLAEEDWPNWAKLTAKLGDQLQLVGDDLFVTNTEYLSRGIREGVANAILVKVNQIGTLTETLDTCQMAHRAGYATVISHRSGETEDATIADIAVAINAGQIKTGSASRSDRVAKYNQLLRIEEELGGQAVYLGAGAFKRAKK